TAATAAGCTAcaaatattgtatttctttaataatATAGATTCCTGAGACTTGTGATGACCTCAGCTATACTTTACATGTCATCACTGTGAGTATGTTGACTATGTTTGAGTACATTGAAGGACAgtataagacatactgtacaaatatgcTTTGGCTCTTAAAGTGAATTGAATCTATAAGGTTAAGAGCAGCTTCCCACAGGATTTCATTTGAAGCATTCTTCAAACCCTTTACCTATGATTGGTGTCGTGTCAGTTATTTCAgtgaactgcacatatcagtttTGGTGGAGATCAGAACATGCAGTACTCATCTCTTGGCAATGAAATAAAATTTGTCATTTGGGGGCATCTTCTGTTAGGGTGTCTTCTCAAATTCataaatttaaatgttatttttagaagCAAAAGTGAAGTATTATCCTTACACTTCCTCTATGGAAGACTGAGAGATGAGAAGCAAGGAGCTGTAGTCCCCAAGATGATTTCTCCTTCTCTGTCAATCAGTTGATGAATAGAGAGACTTGCAGGAGCATTTCCAGGTTCTCTTGTAACTCATGCCAAAGAGAACAAACATATCTGAAATCTTTGAAGCAAGAAAGTGAAAGGGCTTGGGCATGGGTTGGGTTTAAGATtaagaattttgttttgtttaagattACTGTTAGAGCTTAGGTTGTGGCTGAAGCTGAGTGGAAAGTAACACTTTAGGGCCAAGAGGTTTAACTTTGGGGATGGTGATCTGTGGGATGGTggagtattactgtatattgaattaAAGGATGCTCAGAAAATAGTGCTTTATTGTCAGCATTCTTCTTTGTGAATGAGACTCTGCCTGCAGTGGAGCTTTTCCTCGTGACACAGCAGTTGTCCTTTTGTTTGAATTGGAATTATGTAGGCTGTCATTTCAATTGAGTAGGTCATTTCTTAACTATTTGTAAATACCGCTTTCAACTCAGTGTGAAAAGAAACCAATAGAGACTGATTTTGACAACACATTCATCAAGCTAACAGTGTTGAAACAATGCTTTATCAGAACATCTATTTCTTTGTAAAGTTTAAGAAGCTTTTAGAAGGGGAGAAATATAATTTTGgtctgctgtttttatttggaatataaaatgttagaaaaggttaatggatttttttcccaaattgCAGTGTACCATTCCTCACAGCTGCAataaatttaatgttttaatgaaatGCAATCATTTAATGTTGATTGAAAAACTTCAGGCAAAGTATCTTGAGACTGTTGTGCCTGAAGATATAACCTAAAGTGAGATTCTGAATTTAAACAGAATATCCACTTATTAGAAATTTGTAGATACGTTGTGTAAATCCAGATTGTGTTTAAGAATAAGAACATAACTTTTGAAGTTAAGAATAAAATGTAGATAAAACTTAACTTAAaatatcataaaaataaattaaaagaaataaaagtaaaatattttaggcacaacaaaacagaaaaaaaacaaccaaaacaaaCATAACCAGCAAAGAATGTAGCAGATAGGTAATTCAACATTGTTTGAGACTGTAGTGGGGATGAAAGACTTCCTGAGTCTATTCCCTTAACACCTAGAGGCCTCTCCCAATTTGAAGTAGTTTGAATTCAAACTGGAAGGGATGAGCCAAACGCTCCATAATGCTCTTGGTCTTGGTCCGTACACCCCTCTGTTTGTAGAAGGCATTTAGGTTTATTTGTTTCGCCCCAGTGATTTTGCTacttcctgtgatggactggtatatGGTCCAGAGAATATTCAGCCTTGTGCCCATTATTTGCCAGGATAGGATtcagctcccccgtgaccctgtactggataaagcggtaggaaaatggatggatggattttacTGATTATCCTCACTAATTTTCCCAACCTATTAAAATTAATGGTAAGTATGTTGCCAAACCGACAagtgatacagtattttaaaacactttcagGAAATAATTTGTAGAAAAGGTTTCTACCTAAGAATCTCTAAAATATGGTGAAACTGCTGCAATcgagcatcagcagcagcactgtAACCCTCTTAAGAAATGCCAAGAGAGGGAATGTGGAAGATCCCAGCATACAGTAGCACCTATATCTTTTTAGCCGCAGTCCGACAAGCCAGCCAATCTGTTTCTGGCTCAGATTAAACTCACTGTCCTCCAAGATTACTAACAGTAAAACAGTTAGTGGCCTATTCCTACAACTTCTAAACACTCCCTACAGCATTTCCTAAAAATATGCCAACTGTGCCCCAAAACAAAAATTTGTACACAGACTCAAAATCTAGGATTCATCTTTATAAGATACCGTCTACGAGAGATCAACTACACTTTTTATTCATCTAATCATTTGATTTGATTAGGATATTGTCCCAAAAACTGGTCTCATCTGCAGCATTTGAGATAAGATATTAACTGTTAACTTTGCTAAGACTGTAtacaaaacatgaaacagaatGACTTTTATTCCTGGTATAAAATTGATTGTGCAttggctactgtatatactgtagacaacCTCGCCCTCTAGGCAACTCCATAGGCAAGCATTGTAGAATGGAGATGTAAGTATAGAAAGAAAGAAGAGCCCAGAAGCTCGAATTGCAATTGCAAGTTCTAGAGCATGGCCCATACTCATTAAAAATAACTGTGATAACATGAATTCTTTTTTACTCCAGTGTGAAAAAAGAAACGAGATTTTACTGGTCTCTTTGTGATTGTGAAACAGGAGAATGAACGTACCATGTCATGGTTTCATTGAAACTCTGTgaagttttaatttattatgtaATTATGTGGACAAAACCAGTTTATAATATCTAAGATCCCCCTGTGTAAACCAGATGCTATATATAAATAGTAGTCTGTATAGCAAGACCAGACTTTCTTCAAGTGGATACCAACATACGTATAAGATTGTTAAGGTTTGAGAATTTTGAGGTATTTCATTGACAGAGTTTGTTAATgcttaatacatactgtactgtaaaactaCAGCTATATCACAACTGCTATACTATTGTCCTGGTAGTGAGCCAGGACAATCTTAATTgtaattctttattctttatactgtatgtataagcaatatactgtattagtcaAGCAAAGAGAAATGGCTAATGTACTAAACACTTACTCAGGTATTAACCAAGGAAGAAGTCAATGCCATACCTCAGGGCAGTGAAAGGATAAAGCTCTGTATTAAATAGTATCAGCAGAGAAGAAAGAGGCAGAAGTGTTCAATTGTACTGATGGAAACTAGAACTGTTGTTCAGAGGCAATTGACACAACTTTTACAACAGGGTTAATAAATGTTAATACAGTATGCAGGGACTGAACGATTGTTTATGTAGTGCCAACTTGCAAGGGatgatgtaaagaaaaaaatctacacTATGATAAGTCTaattacaaaatatactgtatgcatacatTTTACACCTTTGTAGTCAACAAAAAATATAAGTTTTCATATAATAACATGATTTGATAGTGACAATGACTTGAAACCCAGTCTGACCTCTGGTTTTGTGCTTTATCTTACAGGAACTCTTCACACCAGAATGCAAATTTAAAGAGTCGGTATTTGAAAACTATTATGTGATCTACTCGTCCATGCTGTACAGACAACAAGAATCTGGTAGAGCTTGGTTCCTGGGTCTCAATAAGGAAGGACAAGTCATGAAGGGGAACCGAGTGAAGAAAACTAAACCAGCTGCTCATTTCCTGCCTAAGCCATTAGAAGGTGAGGTGCCCTTTGCTGCTTTACTGTGACAACTCTTAAAGTGCTTTGGctttgagtgtgtgagtgtgggtgAGGTGGGCAGCATGCCGACTTGAAGAGCtgggatcctgggttcaattctggatctaCAGTGCTGTCTATGTGGAGCTTTTGCAGTATGTTCTCAACATGTTCACTTACTGtaggtttcttcccacagtccaaaatcaTACAGGtaatttaattggcttctgggaaaataggCCCTACTGTGAGTTTGTGCATGTCTGTATTTCTGaagtgtgatggactggcatcccatccagggtgtacctcaTCCTGCGCCTGTTGCTTATCTGGCTCCTCTATGCACCCTGAATTGTAGgaaacaattagaaaatggatatggATGGATGAAGTGTGGATGACTGAAAGAGACAGAGAAGATTAGTTCCCTTCTCAAAGCACATCTTTTCAAAAGACCTCTAATTCATCACCAAAATTGTTTATATGTCTGCTGTCAGGCTTAGTGAAcatattgccagcagccatatcaccctgcaactcacaactagcaacccactgaagctaagcaggtgtgagcctggtcagtacttggatggagacctcctgggaaaaactaaggttactgctggaagaggtgttagtggggcgaTCAGGGGGctcatttcccattggcccttgccaatcatggcctcctaataatccccatccatgaattggcttcattactctgctctcctccccactaagagctgatgtgtagtgagggttctggcgcattatggctgacatcgtatcatccaggtggatgctgcacattggtagtgatgataggggagtccccattactgctttgagtccagaaaagtgctatataagtgtaagcatttatttttataatatctGGCCTCAgttagtttgtttttaatagtGATGGAATACTCGCATGTCATGAGATTTAGATGAGCAGATGAACAATGTGTGCTGTTATAAAAAGCACAGACAGAACATCATGGCAGTTCTTGTGATCTGCACCTAAACTAACTAAGGTCACAAATATGGAGGACTCTCTGCTGGCAGGTTACACATAATCCCACTTGTTCAATGATAAAGAAGATGGACGCTCTTCATTTATACAGAAAAAGAGGTCTCAGCCCCTCTTGATGATTGTTCTTCTAAAGGTTAACTGTCTAGACTCCAATCTGTCTATGAATGTCAGTGAAGAGTACATACAGTGCAACATATTTTTTGCTACAGTAGTTTGGAGTGCATTGTACTGTACAAACGGCTGAAAAAGAAGACAATATCATGTGATACAACTTTTTAGGAAGTACTCCTTTGCTTGTTAAGAATGAGAGAAGTGCCTTTTTAAATGTCCAAATTAATTTGTTCTCAACATGTGAATGACACGGAAACTTCCATTTCGTTTGCCAGCTTtctagttactgtatatatgctaCTGTACTTACCTGTACCTGTGTGTATATAGagtgaataaaaagaaaaacttacTTTACCAGTGTTAAACCCATcagatatgtttttattttggattaaaatgctttttataaaaatgtacaaacattttttttaatctgttttacaaaTTTGAAATACTGGTGGAGTGAAACATTTTCACTCTGATGAGAATGCAAGGCTGTTATCAAAGTGAAGTAAATGTAATTGCCTTTTGGGATACTGATACATAAAACCAACAGGTGTTTTTATGTGCACAGTGGGGACATTTAGATGTTGTCTGGAAGCTCAGTACTGTAAAACAGTACTGTTTCCAAACCAAACACCACCTTCCTCATCACTCAACCagtgtgtgttttaaaaacctACAATGGATAAGATCACATTGTGACTCATAAATGGAGAGATAGATGAACAGACAGTTGAGCAAGCTGTACTATGggaattctttgttttctttatagtGAATATGAAATATTGAAATCATGCCTACAGGGATTATCACTTATAATATTTTCCAGTTTCATTGGGCCATAATTCCCCTATGTGCATGTCTATTGCATTAGACATACTGCTGTTATTCATTTGTTTggagaaaacatactgtaattccaGACTGCAGTGGTATTTCATAAGCTTAAAAAATGGGCAAACTGGACAAGCTGAATAGAGGTTAGGGTACAGGGGAACAGGACTGCTGATGCCAAGCCTGAGATTTCATTTTAGGAGGGCTTAATAACATCTATAGTTGGGATATAGTACTGAATTATTTTCCTCCCTGTAGAAAAGCCAGTGCCCATGAAAGCAGTAGTATGTAGTTTATGTGATATCAACACTATGGGGTGTTTCCTAACCTGTTAACACTGATTAGCATTTTACTCATTTCTAGCAACACATTTTGAGGAGCTATACTCACTGATAAGATTAGCATAGGCATTGGCAATTTTAACAGGCCCTCCAACACAGAATTGTTCAAAACACTTCTGAACCAATCCACAAATAGGATAGAGGAGGAATTTCTAAGTACTTTTTTTGAGCTgggacaaaatattttaatgatttacTGTAGATACCTAGAACAGCTAAATGGGATAACTATGGTACTATTTGTGATACAAAGACACCTTCTTTGCTGGAATTGTCAGACACCTTTTTAGTGATGAACATTTAATATGGGGAATGCTTTTGCTGCTATGCCAAATTAAGATGACCTAGTTATAATCACAATGTGTGATTTCCAATGCCAAGTTACTATTCAGAAGACCTAGGGCATTAAATCTGGTCTACCCGATTAAGTATAAACTTGTCTACCAAAAAAGTGTCATTTCCCACTTCTCCATCTGATCTGCTTTGTAGTGGGGCTGATGGTGTAGAATGGCTTTTGTGTGTCATCCGGGTGTGGGCTGTACTTCAGTTCCTTCCTATATGTAAAGGGCTTTTGGGATCTTATGAGATGAAAACAATATACCAATGCAAGAAACTATTAATTActgttattaataatttaataatcatTATTTGTGTTggcctggggaaaaaaatacattccagGCAACTATCAGTGTTTGCATAATTTTTCCAGGTTTTATCAGCTTTTGGCCACTCACAACAAAATAACAATAGTGAATAACTGAGGTCACTCAACTGCTTTTTATAACTTTACAGAGTTTGAAAACAATAGCATAGTCTTAAGCCAGGTGCAGTCCAAGCCTAGACCTCCCAGGAAGGGTAGAAGTTAATTGCTTATCTTCTCAAGTGTGTTCCATCTCAAAAGCAAAAAGCTCAGTAAATCAAGCACATCCATTTTATGTAAGCAATCACTGAACTGCAACATCTGCTCTGCACTATTCCCTTAAGTACAGCAACCTAAACCACCTATTTGATCTAACAAAGAGAACCAAAGCTAAAGGATTTCAAGTAGGTAGGTGCGTCAGCATGCAGAGGCTACAAAGTaacaagttaaggtttattccatgctgatgagagaagaaaggaaacacaacatttcggctgtggagccttcttcaggtgttagaaaGACAGGGAAGTTAGCAGCTTGTAtggcataggagaacaaaaggcGGGAGTGcagaggaggcaggagcaggggggagacacagaggccactcaggtggtGCGAAGTTGAGAGAGGTGATGAGAGGTGTAAAGTcgaaacctgcaaatgaatagagaggattagaaggaaacgATTCTtttgttgagagaagggggaaggtgtaaACCTAGTTTCAGGAAAATTTTGGTtcggatgtctttctgcaataggagttaagaaacccCTCTTGAGAACGCAgatggagagatcagtgtgatcatggccgttaGAGGTGAAaagagaaactatgggcttggagaaatctttgatcctcacagccctaacatgttctctgaagcggtcccTGAgtgtccttcctgtttccccaatttAGATAGCTGGACATTTTgtgcaagagatgcagtaaataagattgctggagatacaggatgtcatctgagtgatccagaattgtcctgaagGGCCTTGAATgatcaactcaatcaggaactcccggcCTCAAAACCGCATTCCtctggtgcttccctaccatcctaacacactttctatccccaggaccattaatgagaacttttccatcttactggatgatccctccatcggTGCCCTCTTTTCAGACTGCCTCATCATCTCATATctccgaccacctaatctgcgtaaccttcttgttcacagctcccttgaccaccctcAGCAATCATCCATACCAAGCACTTTTCCCTGCAACAAAACTCGCAGCATCACCTGCAAATGTATGTCTTACACCATGCTCATTCAGAAACTAAAGGTATTGCTCACGAATTTTGGAAACTGTATCATAGTACAGAAATTGTGTTCTAACCTGCTTTTTCTACActctttttgtttcttccagTTGCCATGTACAGAGAGCCATCATTGCATGATGTTGGAGAAACAGTTCCAAAAGTGGGCGTGACTCCAAGTAAAAGCACAAGTGCGTCTGCAGTAATGAATGGGGGAAAACCAGTCTGCAAGACGAGCAAGACGACATAGCCAGACCTGCAGAGCTGTGGCACACGAACGAACCCATGACACTGTTGAGCGGTTTATCCCTGCCAGACTCGAACTCTCGTGCGTGTGTGGATCAGGTTCACACAACCCTTGCTCCTCGCTGTTTCTGAACTGTTCCATCGCCAGGGGATAAATCAGTCCCAATCTGTCGCTAATAAATCCACGAGGAGAAGACATCTGGATAGCCAGCTAAACTCTGACCATGGAATGCCCTACCAGATATGGAATGcctttttaatcttttctgtaactGTGACAATCCATGAGAATGATATATTTCACAGCCACATGCAGTACCTTGCCTGCTGATGGTTACCCATAATTCCCCCTTTCGAGCCCTTTTGCAGCCAAGTCCATGTAGTTCAGATCTATTTTCTATGTGACAGTACACCAGCTGTGTTCTGGGTAGATGCTGTGAAGTTTGGAAAAATGGACTGTCATCCTCTCTTTTTTACAAGTATGTTTCTCTCCTCTTTCTATTTCTCTTCTCACTCTTTCTCTTTTGTCCAGTACTTTAGAACTTTTTGCAGGGGCTATGTGTGATTTTctaatacaaacaaaaaaaaccccacacacactaaAATTACTTACGCAAAAAAGATGTCACAGCTGGCTTGGCTCCAGAAACTTCAAGAAGGCTCaattaaaacacttttgaaatACCACATCtataaacaaaatgtaatcAGCATCTCAGGCTCAGTATTGGTTCTACTAACGATAACAACATGGTGAAGGCTGAGAAATTGCTCCTGGCATTAAACGCGAATACATTATGCCAGGCACTATCAATATAAAGCTCCCTGGTGTGGGTGCATGGTAGAAACATATCACAAGCTGATTCCGCCAGTGGTGAAATTCGCCTTGTCCAGTCAATAGGAactagaattttattttttagagcaTGGGCTCTAAGAAAATCTATAGGCCTTGTAGGCCTCCAGACAAGGCCCATCCttcacacactgaccctctttAAGCAGTGAGCTATGGAGCTACTGAAGGGGTCATGCTAACTGcagccattaaaaaaaacattgtctaCTTTACTCAGTGTGGGGAATGCTGGATCTAAGTAGATGCCATTACTATTGGCTGCATCACCGTCCCATTCAGCAAAGCATGGGCAAGGTTAGTGTTGTGTTCTTTCTTGCAGCAGCAATGCAAGATATAGCTTATATTCTAATGTTTTCATtgtataaaaaaagagaaatgtaaTTTTTGATGACTAGACAttatgagatacagtatatgaaaggaTTTTTCTTAGCTCAGCATGCAGAGTCCAGAACTTCTCACTTTGGTCTATGTACCTGTGCATACCTCTAACCCAGCATGCAAAAATGTGTACCCAGACACTGCTGGGTTAAAGGTGCCTCATAATCAGTCCACATCCAGTAGGAGTCAAGTTGCATAGTAAATAAacaaaagaacatacagtacccttattttttcagggtttttttCTCAGATAGATTCTTACCAAACTATCGATGTCCTTGACTGTGCAActaaaagctgaaataaaacaaaagattaatgataaatgcaacagaaaaaacttttatttattttttgtttttaatggaaaataagctttgattctgaaaaaaagtaattcTTTGGAGTTCTGAccagtgcattaaaaaaaaaaattccttttCATCCTAAAACATTATGTGTACCTTGAGAATATTTCCAGCACTTGTATTGCATGCTAAAGAggacaagtaaaaggttttattttaaaggaccAAATAATGACGGACATcatataaacaataaaaatattgttcaaTCATCATAAATAGAAGTTTACATTTGGTTGtgaatttaatgtgttttgttaGGCTGAACTTACACCTCAGccattcatttattatttacaatTCTGGTTTGAATTATTCACATTAAACTcagtacattattcaaaaatctCCTGAAACAGTAAACAAATTTAGTATGAACTTGTCTTGCTTTAACAATTTTCATAATAGGTTAATTAAATAAGAGTTAGTATATTGTTTAAAAAGTAGACTGATGCTATGCTGCTAAATGGCAAATATATTCTGAAattgatttgaaatatttatcatTTCTGGAACTTATTGGAATCCTGAGCTAGTTTCATATTAGGAGAAGTGAAGCACATTAGCTAGAGTTAACTATTTAAGTCTGTACAAAGCTACTTTAATGctataataaaatacagtaatatgcaCAAAAGGAATTTTACAATTTCATTCTATATAGGGCTGGTGTCCCACATCCACATGAAACAGATCATAGTTTTCAACAGTGAACCCTACATGCTGGGCTATACTTGCCCTGCAAACCAGTTGACTGGTTAAAGAAGgctgaatttatttttgtaaatgacCTGCGTGTAAATGTATACCTATCTTCTctctcagatttttttttctgttttatacgGGTCTGTGATGGTGTTTATTCCTATGAATgattgtctgatttttttttccgtttttCCTAACATGTTTAAACATTATAGCAGAAGAGGGTCTTTGTTATTTGTGCTTCAGTTACAACTTTTTATTTGTCTGTTGTCTCATCTGTTGCATGGGAAGAGGATGGCATTGATGAACTGCATGTAGTAGGCTATGTGTTTTAAGAACTGTTGGTATGTACTGCTAACTTTACATACATATATGCAAAGAGTTTGTCTGCACTGTACagtttgtgtttatttgttgtatacacaaatacaacatattgaataaaatatttatataaaggcGTACTGTAACATCCGTAACAAACTTAATGCAATTGAATATGgagtacagtatttcaacaaTCATACAAAGGagttaaaaataattagcaAACTGACAGTTACAAAATCATCTGAAAAGGCCAAAGTAGATTGAATTTTTTAGCTCCAgctcttttattttgtgttccCCACTGAACCTACATTTCAAGGAGAAATGTATGTAGCCTTTGGCAAAGCAGACTCACTAAAATAGAAAGGCTCTGGGGTGCAGTTCTCATGTTCATATGTGACATTTATTACATTCTGATATGGAACAACATAGTCTGATattctctccttttttctctgtattttagattatattTTGTGATTATATTTGCTCAATACCACAAACTCTTTCATCTGTCACTCTTTTTACTGTTCGATGTGCTTAGAAGCCTCTTGACAAGGTGGTGctgttaattaaatattttaacagtcactgaaagaaaaacaatacataGTAAAATTTAGTATTGTATATGAAGGCTTATATTCAGAATTTCCTTCAAAGGTAAACTTTTATAATATAAAACTACAGGAACAAAGACAGGAATAACTTTGCACCATTTCCATGCAAGTACTGTTCCATTCAGCACAGTATCATTAAAATAATAGCTAATACTCTAATACCAACATATATAGAGGGAATGGGTCAGTTTGAATAGAGTCTGGTTGGTGGATAATGAGAAGTAGacaaaaaaacttaaatttatTACCtttgcacacatactgtatacagcatacAAATGCACACACCACACAAAAATGcttctctgtttttgttttcttcattgtCTGGATTCTCTTCATGATATGCCACCTTCTTTTGTGTAGAGTTCTAGAAAATGTGAGGAatcttaaatataaatattttttcatacataTAGTTGTACTGAAAAGGGGTTACACGGTAATGcggctaaaaaaagaaaaaaaatacaggataaCCGTTTTTGCTTCCACGGTTGTTTTACTTCAATacaacaatatagttttaataAAGATCATTTGTAACCAGTATTTTGAATGCTGTTACACAAGTGATATGCAGAAACCAGAATGAAGAATTCTATCCAGGTTTTGAATGAGTATTCTCTTCTATGATTCTCATCTGTTGCTTTTCTATGTACTTCAGCAGCCTTTAATAATACAACTCAGTCTTTTGAAGCATCCTTGCTTTGTTAGTACTCTGCTCCAACCCAGATCTCACACGCATTCCCAGTCCACCCTTCCCAGCAGTCACAGTTTCCGCAGTTACACACCCCATTTCCTGAAAAGACAAAAGGGGGAGAAGACAAAGTACCACTGATTTAGAGGTAATTCAGcatttacaatatatacatacaATAATGCCTATCAAATTCCAGTCATCTGAAATAAAG
This portion of the Lepisosteus oculatus isolate fLepOcu1 chromosome 15, fLepOcu1.hap2, whole genome shotgun sequence genome encodes:
- the fgf14 gene encoding fibroblast growth factor 14 isoform X3, encoding MGIAFEHLNSFWRVLERRLQIHSKEDPQLKGIVTRLYCRQGYYLQMHPDGSLDGTKDDSSNSSLFNLIPVGLRVVAIQAVKTGLYIAMNGEGYLYTSELFTPECKFKESVFENYYVIYSSMLYRQQESGRAWFLGLNKEGQVMKGNRVKKTKPAAHFLPKPLEVAMYREPSLHDVGETVPKVGVTPSKSTSASAVMNGGKPVCKTSKTT